The Nitrospirota bacterium genome window below encodes:
- a CDS encoding alkaline phosphatase family protein, with translation MPVLLAWLLVVGPVSPAPSRGADLAEGVAAEHVILFVLEGVGQESPKAGPMPTLARLVKEGSVTWSAASVNPPLRLPTMASLLTGMPVEKHGITWNAFDFIRGYPRPPTVFDYLDLSGGKDSAIFFMDESLYQLARPEPYTDYQMCGPLKPECNPATVVGYIREYFRKATSGHGYGHAILSLPHFLVVHLPEPGRAATAHGRGSRDYREALRTVDTAMKDILGIYRDLGILGRTTVFVTGVNNEEGAKLNGHGPPAVPWIAWGAGIKAGYAIKQPVSILDTGATVMRTLGLETHTEWESHAVEEIFRTPRLPREPQAEPKR, from the coding sequence ATGCCGGTTCTTCTCGCCTGGCTCCTCGTCGTGGGACCGGTCTCTCCGGCTCCAAGCCGGGGAGCCGACTTGGCGGAAGGGGTTGCCGCCGAGCACGTGATCCTGTTCGTGTTGGAAGGCGTCGGGCAGGAATCGCCCAAGGCCGGCCCGATGCCGACGCTCGCCCGGCTGGTCAAGGAAGGCTCGGTCACCTGGTCAGCCGCCTCCGTCAACCCGCCCCTGCGGCTCCCGACGATGGCTTCCCTCCTGACCGGCATGCCGGTCGAGAAGCACGGGATCACCTGGAATGCCTTTGACTTCATCCGCGGCTATCCTCGCCCGCCGACCGTCTTCGATTACCTGGACCTGAGCGGGGGCAAGGACAGCGCGATCTTCTTCATGGATGAGTCCCTGTATCAGTTGGCCAGGCCGGAGCCCTACACGGACTATCAGATGTGCGGGCCGCTCAAGCCCGAGTGCAATCCGGCCACCGTGGTCGGGTACATCCGCGAGTATTTCCGCAAGGCCACGAGCGGACACGGCTACGGCCATGCGATCCTGTCGCTGCCGCACTTCCTCGTCGTGCACCTGCCGGAGCCGGGGCGCGCGGCGACGGCGCACGGGCGCGGCTCTCGGGACTATCGGGAAGCCTTGAGGACCGTGGACACGGCCATGAAGGACATCCTGGGGATCTACCGGGACCTGGGCATCCTGGGGCGGACGACCGTGTTCGTAACCGGCGTGAACAACGAGGAAGGGGCCAAGCTCAACGGCCACGGTCCGCCAGCGGTCCCCTGGATCGCCTGGGGGGCGGGGATCAAGGCAGGCTACGCGATCAAGCAGCCGGTCTCGATCCTGGACACGGGCGCGACGGTCATGCGGACGCTCGGGCTCGAGACCCATACGGAGTGGGAGAGTCACGCGGTCGAAGAGATCTTCCGGACGCCCCGGCTCCCTCGGGAGCCCCAGGCGGAGCCGAAGCGATAG
- a CDS encoding HEAT repeat domain-containing protein, with product MADQVEDLLEALDDVDDATREEAAKALAALADPSTLESLLRACEDEFWSVRAHAAWGVAKIGGPKAIEALIALFNDPIMEVRNEAVDAMAHLGRPAADRLIACLKDERWRVREHAAKACGLIKEARAVDGLIVACRDRDGAVKSAAAEALGRIADAKAVPALIKLFKDSSKTVRETAGTALVAIGTPSVDPLIQSLKDPDFVVRCHAARALGGMTTDYQIGRTWVTDQKVVDALIGALKDADRAVREDATIALGMIGDKRAIEPLIEAMKDGAVKRHAIMSLGMIGDASALPAVLDALKGKGIRQEGTPTPGCIVSEEAFVKEAAATALGHFRDPRVIPDLVMLLKDGILREKAAASLVLIGDAAIEPLVAFLHDPKASEIEGNERALSFATSRLTAAEALKKLTLETLRKLGWEPPPEEEESVEASKADNLRVDKPLGDTGRFGPSGDLARPTK from the coding sequence ATGGCTGATCAAGTGGAAGACCTGCTGGAAGCGCTGGACGACGTGGACGACGCGACGCGGGAGGAGGCCGCCAAGGCCCTGGCCGCGCTGGCCGATCCGAGCACGCTGGAGTCCCTGCTGCGGGCCTGCGAGGACGAGTTCTGGTCCGTGCGGGCCCACGCCGCCTGGGGAGTCGCGAAGATCGGCGGGCCGAAGGCGATCGAGGCGTTGATCGCGCTCTTCAACGATCCGATCATGGAAGTGCGGAACGAGGCGGTGGACGCGATGGCGCACCTGGGCCGGCCCGCCGCGGACCGGCTCATCGCCTGTCTCAAGGACGAGCGGTGGCGGGTGCGCGAGCATGCCGCCAAGGCCTGCGGCCTCATCAAGGAGGCCCGGGCCGTGGACGGGCTGATCGTGGCCTGCCGGGACCGGGACGGGGCCGTCAAGAGCGCGGCGGCCGAGGCGCTGGGCCGGATCGCGGACGCGAAGGCGGTGCCCGCCCTGATCAAGCTGTTCAAGGATTCGTCCAAAACGGTGCGGGAGACGGCCGGTACCGCCCTGGTGGCGATCGGCACGCCGTCGGTGGACCCGCTCATCCAGAGCCTCAAGGATCCGGACTTCGTCGTCCGGTGCCACGCGGCGCGGGCGCTCGGCGGCATGACGACCGACTACCAGATCGGCCGGACCTGGGTGACGGATCAGAAGGTCGTGGACGCGCTGATCGGGGCCTTGAAGGACGCGGACCGGGCGGTGCGCGAGGATGCGACGATCGCGCTGGGCATGATCGGGGACAAGCGGGCGATCGAGCCGCTGATCGAGGCGATGAAGGACGGGGCCGTCAAGCGGCACGCGATCATGTCGCTCGGCATGATCGGCGACGCCAGCGCCCTGCCGGCGGTGCTCGACGCCCTGAAGGGCAAGGGGATCCGGCAGGAGGGGACGCCGACCCCCGGCTGCATCGTGAGCGAGGAGGCTTTCGTCAAGGAAGCCGCGGCCACGGCCCTCGGGCACTTCCGGGACCCGCGCGTGATCCCCGACTTGGTCATGCTGCTCAAGGACGGAATTCTGCGCGAAAAAGCCGCCGCGTCGCTCGTGCTGATCGGGGACGCGGCCATCGAGCCGCTCGTGGCCTTCCTCCACGATCCCAAGGCGTCGGAGATCGAGGGCAACGAGCGGGCCCTCTCGTTCGCCACCAGCCGGCTCACCGCCGCCGAGGCCCTCAAGAAGCTGACCCTCGAAACGCTGCGCAAGCTGGGCTGGGAGCCGCCTCCAGAGGAGGAGGAGTCGGTGGAGGCTTCCAAGGCCGACAATCTCCGGGTGGACAAGCCGCTCGGAGACACGGGCCGGTTCGGCCCATCCGGCGATTTGGCCCGCCCGACGAAGTAG
- a CDS encoding HEAT repeat domain-containing protein, producing the protein MADSVSEQIAALKDEDWAVREEAAAALGSFRDARAVGPLIAVLGDADRAVREAAIAALTAIGEAAVERLGACLANPDLTVQESAAAVLSRVADARVVEPLVEALRSGDWIVRMQAAKALGRVGDARAVSPLLSLLQDKVKAVRVEAADALVAIGPAAAPSLLAVLRHGEWLVRLHAVEALGKIKSPEAVEPLLWLLFNDHDSAIREDAVRSLGEIGDSRATEFLITVLTDTRLRPLAVEALGKIGDRRAVPVLVAVVTGASRPQDSQAIDGCGDRWDAEMFAMEAAVKALGRIRDESTVPTLVEALRNTAVRAEAAAALVAIGSSAIPPLLGVLRNEQDDNILYHVKEALTQLGWRPNRIR; encoded by the coding sequence ATGGCGGACAGCGTGTCGGAGCAGATCGCGGCCCTGAAGGATGAGGACTGGGCCGTTCGCGAGGAGGCGGCCGCCGCGTTGGGCTCGTTCCGCGACGCGAGGGCGGTGGGTCCCTTGATCGCGGTGCTCGGGGACGCGGACCGGGCGGTGCGCGAGGCGGCCATCGCGGCCTTGACCGCGATCGGGGAAGCGGCCGTCGAGCGGCTGGGCGCCTGCCTGGCCAATCCGGACCTGACGGTCCAGGAGTCGGCTGCCGCGGTTCTCTCGCGGGTCGCCGATGCGCGCGTGGTCGAGCCGCTGGTCGAAGCGCTGCGCAGCGGCGACTGGATCGTGCGCATGCAGGCGGCCAAGGCGTTGGGCCGGGTGGGCGACGCCCGCGCCGTCTCCCCGCTCCTGTCCCTCCTGCAGGACAAGGTCAAAGCCGTCCGGGTCGAGGCCGCCGACGCGCTGGTGGCGATCGGGCCCGCGGCGGCACCCTCGCTGCTGGCGGTGCTTCGGCACGGGGAGTGGCTGGTTCGGCTGCACGCGGTCGAGGCCCTGGGGAAGATCAAATCGCCTGAGGCGGTCGAGCCGTTGCTCTGGCTGCTGTTCAACGATCACGATTCGGCCATCCGCGAGGATGCGGTCCGGTCCCTGGGAGAGATCGGGGACTCGAGAGCCACGGAGTTCCTGATCACCGTCCTGACCGACACCCGCCTTCGCCCGCTGGCCGTCGAGGCGCTGGGCAAGATCGGCGACCGGCGCGCGGTTCCCGTGCTGGTGGCGGTGGTCACGGGAGCGAGCCGGCCCCAGGACAGCCAGGCCATTGACGGGTGCGGGGACCGGTGGGACGCCGAGATGTTCGCGATGGAGGCGGCGGTGAAGGCCCTGGGGCGGATCCGTGACGAGAGCACGGTTCCTACGCTGGTCGAGGCGCTCAGGAATACCGCGGTGCGCGCCGAGGCGGCAGCCGCCCTTGTGGCCATCGGGTCGTCGGCGATCCCTCCTCTCCTGGGCGTCTTGAGGAACGAGCAGGACGACAATATCCTCTACCACGTGAAGGAGGCGCTGACTCAACTGGGCTGGAGACCCAATCGAATCCGGTGA
- a CDS encoding HEAT repeat domain-containing protein, which yields MSKESLETLIAELVHEEDWRRMRATAACLKGGPKAVAGLVHALETGSPELKVEAAGMLARIRDPAAGVPLVRLLTDPDEAVRRAGALALEQMAGVLDRAAAAALVQDLHEFREEGRRESVSRLLGLIPNAIGPLTDLLKHPDAAARQTAAAILEQLLDPRAGDALVDAMADPALREAAVRTLKKLAAVRDRIDRTFETLRNVEGSAEREEARMAAVIDLLGIGRPSVEILIEFLGDEDWVVREAAADLLGKIGDARAVEPLMERLRRDKDTGVKELALKSLGLIGDPRPVDLYIEAIPIRPLRVYAMEALAKVKDVEVLRPHADLFAQLKTDRDGLVAYNAGMIVDKLEALTMQAEQAAMREGAGADG from the coding sequence ATGTCGAAGGAGTCGCTGGAGACTCTGATTGCGGAGCTGGTCCACGAGGAGGACTGGCGGCGCATGCGCGCCACGGCCGCCTGTCTGAAGGGCGGGCCGAAGGCGGTGGCGGGGCTGGTCCATGCGCTGGAGACGGGCAGCCCGGAGCTGAAGGTCGAGGCGGCCGGCATGCTCGCGCGGATCAGGGACCCGGCCGCCGGCGTGCCGCTGGTGCGGCTGCTCACGGATCCGGACGAAGCGGTCCGCAGGGCCGGCGCGCTGGCCCTGGAGCAGATGGCGGGTGTCCTGGATCGGGCGGCGGCCGCCGCGCTCGTGCAGGATCTGCACGAGTTCCGGGAGGAGGGGCGGCGTGAGTCGGTGAGCCGGCTCCTGGGCCTGATTCCCAACGCCATCGGCCCCCTGACCGACCTGCTGAAACATCCGGATGCGGCCGCCCGACAGACTGCCGCGGCGATCCTGGAGCAGCTCCTGGATCCCCGCGCGGGGGACGCGCTGGTGGACGCGATGGCGGACCCGGCGCTGCGCGAGGCGGCGGTCCGCACGCTCAAGAAGCTCGCGGCCGTCCGGGACCGGATCGACCGGACGTTCGAGACGCTGCGGAACGTCGAGGGGTCGGCTGAGCGGGAGGAAGCCAGGATGGCCGCGGTCATTGACCTGCTGGGGATCGGGCGGCCGAGCGTCGAAATCCTGATCGAATTCTTAGGAGACGAGGACTGGGTCGTGCGGGAGGCTGCGGCGGACCTGCTCGGTAAGATCGGCGACGCGCGGGCCGTCGAGCCGCTGATGGAACGGCTCCGGAGGGACAAGGACACCGGCGTCAAGGAACTGGCGTTGAAGTCGCTGGGGCTGATCGGCGATCCGCGCCCGGTGGACCTGTACATCGAGGCGATTCCGATCCGGCCCTTGCGCGTGTACGCCATGGAGGCGCTGGCGAAGGTGAAGGACGTGGAGGTGCTGCGGCCCCATGCAGACCTGTTCGCGCAACTCAAGACGGATCGGGACGGGCTGGTCGCCTACAACGCCGGGATGATCGTAGACAAGCTGGAGGCCTTGACCATGCAAGCGGAGCAGGCGGCCATGCGGGAAGGAGCGGGTGCGGATGGGTGA
- a CDS encoding HEAT repeat domain-containing protein produces MGEAEQDRLNERVEQLLGALRDENEALRDHAVASLGQMGVEALPGLIGLLADEDVLIREAATSAIVRIGPVAVERLVEALQDDEWAVREQAASALGRLKDPRGVEPLVRALKDKDGAVRNAAVWALERIGDPRAVPGLIEALTDGTLREDVARVLKKIGDARAVEALIGGLLGNNWMVRRHAAEALGRIGDPRAMGPLIEALKDEDWLVRRNAAESLARLGDPRAVESLVPLLEDENEMVQETVEGALASLGWKPQAAG; encoded by the coding sequence ATGGGTGAAGCCGAACAGGACCGGTTGAACGAGCGGGTCGAGCAGTTGCTCGGGGCGCTCAGGGACGAGAACGAGGCGCTGCGCGACCACGCCGTGGCCAGCCTGGGGCAGATGGGCGTCGAGGCCCTGCCCGGCCTGATCGGCCTGTTGGCGGACGAGGACGTGCTGATTCGCGAGGCGGCTACCAGCGCGATCGTGCGGATCGGTCCGGTGGCGGTCGAACGGCTCGTCGAAGCCCTGCAGGACGACGAGTGGGCGGTGCGGGAACAGGCCGCCTCCGCGCTGGGACGGCTCAAGGATCCCCGCGGGGTCGAGCCCCTGGTTCGCGCCTTGAAGGACAAGGACGGGGCGGTCCGGAACGCGGCGGTCTGGGCCCTGGAACGGATCGGCGACCCCCGGGCCGTGCCGGGGCTGATCGAGGCCCTGACCGACGGCACCCTGCGGGAGGACGTGGCCCGGGTGCTCAAGAAGATCGGCGATGCGCGCGCCGTCGAAGCCCTGATCGGCGGACTGCTCGGGAACAATTGGATGGTCCGCCGCCATGCGGCCGAGGCCCTGGGCCGGATCGGGGATCCGAGGGCGATGGGGCCGCTCATCGAGGCGCTGAAAGACGAAGACTGGCTGGTCCGGCGCAACGCGGCCGAATCGCTGGCCAGACTGGGCGATCCGCGGGCGGTCGAGTCCCTGGTGCCGCTGCTGGAGGACGAAAACGAAATGGTCCAGGAGACCGTGGAAGGGGCGCTGGCCAGCCTGGGCTGGAAGCCGCAGGCGGCCGGTTGA
- a CDS encoding HEAT repeat domain-containing protein: MASEAPKEPGKLLQITPKGGGKKDGFNLVTERVVSVNPEAKQLEVELLAYDGKTVVLDVAEEALEDLKKLKPGDGATIRVVEEGGKRVAKSFRIRSKDPNAAKADAMLLDLKDSHWLNRKYAAEALGDLKDVRAVGPLVEALTSDEVGDVRQRAYDSLIKLGAVSVPALIPLLVSEEDEVRQSVTEIIRKIGKPAVEPLAVALGEADDRLKGRIMKVLDRMGYKPKPKDEGVKQIASQN, from the coding sequence ATGGCGAGCGAAGCTCCGAAGGAACCGGGTAAGCTGCTGCAGATCACGCCGAAGGGCGGGGGCAAGAAGGACGGGTTCAACCTCGTCACCGAGAGGGTCGTCTCGGTGAACCCCGAGGCCAAGCAACTCGAGGTGGAGTTGTTGGCCTATGACGGGAAGACGGTCGTGCTGGACGTCGCCGAGGAGGCGCTCGAGGACCTCAAGAAGCTCAAACCCGGGGACGGCGCGACGATCCGGGTGGTGGAAGAAGGCGGCAAGCGGGTCGCCAAGAGCTTCCGGATCCGGTCCAAGGACCCGAACGCGGCGAAGGCCGATGCGATGCTCCTGGACCTCAAGGATTCCCACTGGCTCAACCGCAAGTATGCGGCGGAGGCGCTCGGGGATCTCAAGGATGTCAGGGCCGTCGGCCCGCTGGTGGAGGCCCTGACCAGCGACGAGGTGGGGGACGTGCGGCAGCGGGCTTACGACTCGCTCATCAAGCTGGGGGCCGTCTCCGTCCCGGCCCTGATCCCGCTGCTGGTGTCCGAGGAGGACGAGGTCCGCCAGTCCGTCACCGAGATCATCAGGAAGATCGGCAAGCCGGCGGTCGAGCCCCTGGCGGTGGCCCTCGGAGAAGCGGACGACCGGCTCAAGGGCCGGATCATGAAGGTCCTGGACCGGATGGGCTACAAGCCCAAGCCGAAGGACGAAGGGGTCAAGCAGATCGCGTCGCAGAACTGA
- a CDS encoding UDP-glucose/GDP-mannose dehydrogenase family protein → MHISVIGTGYVGLVTGACFAEFGLNVICMDSDAKRIARLEKGDVPFYEPGLTELVSKGLKENRLGFTTDLAKAVDQALVIFIAVGTPPKADGSADLSYVEQVGRGIARHMRSYKVIATKSTVPVGTGEKLREVIRSSQVEPCRFDIVSNPEFLREGSAIEDFLRPNRVVIGADGPEAVAIMRDLYRPLYLIETPFVVTDIATAEMIKYASNAFLATKISFINEIANLCEKVGADVQVVAKAMGLDHRIGSKFLHAGPGFGGSCFPKDLAALTQIGDRAGEPMLVARAAAQVNELQRQRMVEKIRVAVGGLKGKTVGLLGLSFKPNTNDLREAPALAIAGQLMQEGAVVRAFDPAAMEEATRLFPGLIPCTDAYDAAKGADALVLVTEWNEFRNLDLNRLKGTLRRPIFIDLRNVYEPERMASLGFRYLSVGRPPRGPEQPA, encoded by the coding sequence ATGCACATCAGCGTGATCGGAACGGGCTACGTCGGTTTGGTCACTGGCGCCTGCTTCGCCGAGTTCGGCCTCAACGTGATCTGCATGGACTCCGACGCCAAGCGGATCGCCAGGCTCGAGAAGGGGGACGTCCCCTTTTACGAGCCGGGGCTCACGGAGCTCGTGAGCAAGGGGTTGAAGGAGAATCGGCTGGGCTTCACGACGGATCTCGCCAAAGCCGTGGACCAGGCTCTGGTGATCTTCATTGCGGTCGGAACTCCCCCGAAGGCCGACGGATCCGCTGACCTGTCCTACGTCGAGCAGGTGGGACGCGGGATCGCGCGCCACATGCGCAGCTACAAGGTGATCGCCACCAAATCCACGGTTCCCGTGGGCACCGGCGAAAAGCTCCGGGAGGTGATCCGATCCAGCCAGGTCGAACCCTGTCGGTTCGACATCGTCTCCAACCCCGAGTTCCTCCGGGAAGGCTCGGCGATCGAGGATTTCCTGAGGCCAAACCGGGTGGTCATCGGGGCGGACGGTCCTGAAGCGGTCGCGATCATGAGGGACCTCTACCGTCCCCTCTACCTGATCGAGACCCCGTTCGTCGTGACCGACATCGCCACCGCGGAGATGATCAAGTACGCTTCCAACGCCTTCCTCGCGACCAAGATCTCGTTCATCAACGAGATCGCGAACCTCTGCGAAAAGGTCGGCGCGGACGTGCAGGTCGTCGCCAAGGCCATGGGACTGGACCATCGCATCGGCTCCAAATTCCTGCACGCCGGTCCCGGGTTCGGCGGCTCGTGCTTCCCGAAGGACCTGGCAGCCCTGACTCAGATCGGGGACCGGGCCGGAGAGCCGATGCTGGTCGCCCGCGCGGCCGCGCAGGTCAACGAGCTTCAACGGCAGCGCATGGTGGAAAAAATCCGCGTGGCGGTGGGCGGGCTCAAGGGCAAGACGGTCGGCCTGTTGGGGCTCTCGTTCAAGCCGAACACGAACGACCTGCGGGAAGCTCCGGCCCTGGCGATCGCCGGGCAACTGATGCAGGAAGGTGCCGTTGTGCGCGCCTTCGACCCGGCCGCCATGGAGGAAGCGACGAGGCTGTTCCCCGGCCTGATCCCCTGCACGGACGCCTACGACGCCGCGAAGGGGGCGGACGCACTGGTCCTCGTCACCGAATGGAACGAATTCCGCAACCTGGACTTGAATCGGCTGAAGGGAACGTTGCGCCGGCCCATCTTCATCGACCTGCGCAACGTGTACGAGCCGGAGCGGATGGCGAGCCTGGGGTTCCGCTATCTCTCGGTCGGCCGGCCGCCCCGCGGCCCGGAACAACCGGCTTGA
- a CDS encoding CBS domain-containing protein translates to MALQGGAMLRPLAVMMSRNIRAIGPDATLAEAARLMRDARVGALLVSAAGSYVGVVSETDLVSKAMAGGLDPAQTPVRTIMSSPVIGIEITSSAHDASDLMADKGIRHLAITQDGQIVGIISVRDLLRYFKNWGTL, encoded by the coding sequence ATGGCGCTCCAGGGCGGTGCGATGTTGCGGCCTCTGGCCGTCATGATGAGCCGCAACATCCGGGCGATCGGTCCAGACGCGACGTTGGCGGAGGCGGCCCGTCTCATGCGCGACGCGCGAGTGGGGGCCCTGCTGGTGTCCGCCGCCGGCTCGTACGTCGGAGTCGTGAGCGAGACCGATCTCGTGAGCAAGGCCATGGCGGGGGGGCTGGACCCGGCTCAGACCCCGGTGCGGACGATCATGAGCAGCCCCGTCATCGGCATCGAGATCACCAGCTCCGCCCATGACGCCAGCGACCTGATGGCCGACAAGGGGATCAGGCACCTGGCGATCACTCAGGACGGGCAGATCGTCGGCATCATTTCGGTTCGCGACCTCCTCCGCTATTTCAAGAATTGGGGCACGCTCTGA
- a CDS encoding fused MFS/spermidine synthase: MISPSSETCAWARWWLFATAFITGAVVMALEILGSRLLAPVFGNSLFVWGALIGVILAAMSSGYAMGGWLADRHPVGKVLSWLLLASGFWTFLLAWKGLPVMFAVSEWIEDPRLGPCLAASILLAPPAFGLSGVLPALLRLSIADMGHLGRHTGRMIAVSTVGSLIGTWGTAFFLLSWLGSMTLVAVLGAVQVLLGLIWWRQAATGQARTAVRAAGSLVLLTGAIGLGWLAWHPDLVLPAPVYQEDSPYQQIRVRDTDLHRYLILDRTFHAIMWRVEPVELFLPYSHMMVAALALTPEPKRALLLGHGGGSIAKWLARHWPELALDLVEVDPSVARAAERFFDYRPTERHHVYVRDARVFLRTSQERYDIIWVDVFARHLVPFHLTTREFFAEVRAHLNPNGVAVVNLASSGDGPDRQRAQAIVATLRTVFPVIETYPIRGARGAHNLIFFAGAPVEALRQPSFAARVAQLIEQHRMPKEVPDLLLSRRDEEWQPGVVLTDDYAPFDLLIGRGQTDGLAPVVGQ; this comes from the coding sequence ATGATTTCGCCGTCGTCAGAGACCTGCGCCTGGGCCCGCTGGTGGCTCTTCGCGACGGCCTTTATCACCGGAGCCGTCGTGATGGCCCTGGAGATTCTCGGGAGCCGGCTGCTGGCGCCCGTGTTCGGCAATTCCCTGTTCGTCTGGGGGGCACTGATCGGCGTGATCCTGGCCGCGATGAGCAGCGGCTACGCGATGGGAGGCTGGCTGGCGGACCGCCATCCGGTCGGAAAAGTCCTGTCCTGGCTGCTCCTGGCCTCGGGCTTCTGGACGTTTCTTCTGGCCTGGAAGGGCTTGCCGGTGATGTTCGCGGTGTCCGAATGGATCGAGGATCCGCGGTTGGGCCCCTGTCTGGCCGCCAGCATCCTGCTGGCCCCGCCGGCCTTCGGGCTCAGCGGAGTGTTGCCCGCCTTGCTCCGCCTCTCGATCGCAGACATGGGGCACCTCGGACGGCATACCGGACGGATGATCGCCGTGTCCACGGTCGGAAGCCTGATCGGAACCTGGGGGACCGCGTTTTTTCTTCTCAGTTGGTTGGGCAGCATGACCCTGGTGGCGGTGCTGGGCGCGGTGCAGGTGCTGCTCGGGCTCATCTGGTGGCGGCAGGCGGCGACGGGACAGGCTCGGACCGCGGTCAGGGCGGCCGGGAGCCTGGTGCTTTTGACCGGCGCCATCGGTCTCGGCTGGCTGGCTTGGCATCCGGACCTGGTTCTCCCCGCGCCGGTCTATCAAGAGGACAGTCCCTACCAGCAAATTCGCGTCAGGGACACCGATCTGCACCGGTACCTGATCCTGGACCGAACGTTCCACGCGATCATGTGGCGCGTCGAGCCGGTGGAGCTGTTCCTGCCCTACAGCCACATGATGGTTGCGGCCTTGGCGCTCACCCCAGAACCCAAACGGGCGCTGCTCCTCGGGCACGGCGGCGGCTCCATCGCCAAGTGGCTTGCCCGCCACTGGCCCGAGCTCGCTCTCGACCTCGTGGAGGTGGACCCTTCCGTGGCGCGGGCCGCGGAGCGGTTTTTCGACTACCGACCGACGGAGCGACACCACGTGTACGTGAGGGATGCAAGGGTGTTCCTGCGGACTTCGCAGGAGCGCTACGATATCATCTGGGTGGACGTCTTTGCGCGGCACCTGGTCCCCTTTCACTTGACCACGCGGGAGTTCTTTGCCGAGGTTCGCGCCCACTTGAATCCCAACGGCGTGGCGGTCGTGAATCTGGCCTCGTCCGGCGACGGGCCGGACCGGCAGCGGGCGCAGGCGATCGTGGCGACGCTTCGAACGGTGTTTCCCGTCATTGAGACCTATCCGATAAGAGGAGCCAGGGGAGCGCACAATCTCATCTTTTTCGCCGGGGCCCCCGTAGAAGCTCTGCGGCAACCTTCCTTCGCCGCCAGGGTCGCCCAGCTCATCGAGCAGCACCGCATGCCGAAGGAAGTGCCGGACCTTCTTCTCAGCAGGCGAGACGAGGAGTGGCAGCCCGGAGTTGTCCTGACCGACGACTACGCGCCCTTTGATCTGTTGATCGGGAGAGGTCAGACCGATGGCCTGGCACCAGTCGTTGGTCAGTGA
- a CDS encoding 4Fe-4S dicluster domain-containing protein encodes MALLITDECISCGACLPECPNEAIFETRSDAEGKGYHVGEGQGVGDSIYVITHERCTECVGHFDEPQCAAVCPVDNCCVPDPGYPETTEVLLEKARKLNPDKHIDDAKVWSGVRN; translated from the coding sequence ATGGCTCTTTTAATCACTGACGAATGCATCTCCTGCGGGGCCTGCCTGCCGGAGTGCCCGAACGAAGCCATCTTCGAGACCAGGAGCGACGCCGAAGGCAAGGGCTACCACGTTGGGGAAGGTCAGGGCGTTGGAGACAGCATTTACGTCATCACCCATGAGCGGTGCACGGAGTGCGTCGGGCACTTCGACGAACCGCAGTGCGCCGCCGTCTGTCCCGTCGACAATTGCTGCGTGCCGGACCCCGGCTACCCGGAGACGACCGAGGTCCTGCTCGAGAAGGCCCGCAAGCTGAACCCGGACAAGCACATAGACGACGCCAAGGTGTGGAGCGGGGTCCGGAACTAA
- a CDS encoding DUF192 domain-containing protein has translation MSKRSRVFALIVLALALMTASLFLSNPKETDTIIVTFPTGKTIEAEVADTPEKLLFGLAFRDSLPQDSGMLYIFETSDRHRVRTKGFRIPVDMIWADENKRVVFLVEGAQPCQQDPCPFYGPPPENVRYVIQTAAGFVKREQVTTGMELKFALRM, from the coding sequence GTGTCGAAACGCAGCCGGGTGTTCGCGCTCATCGTCCTGGCGCTTGCGTTGATGACGGCCAGCCTGTTCCTCTCCAATCCCAAGGAGACGGACACCATCATCGTGACGTTTCCCACAGGCAAGACGATCGAAGCCGAGGTGGCCGACACGCCGGAAAAGCTTCTGTTCGGGCTGGCGTTCAGGGACTCGTTGCCGCAGGATTCCGGCATGCTGTATATCTTCGAGACCTCCGACCGCCATCGCGTCCGGACCAAGGGGTTCCGGATTCCGGTCGACATGATCTGGGCGGACGAGAACAAGCGTGTAGTCTTTCTGGTGGAAGGGGCCCAGCCCTGCCAGCAGGATCCCTGTCCGTTCTACGGGCCGCCCCCGGAGAACGTCCGGTACGTGATCCAGACGGCTGCCGGCTTTGTCAAGCGGGAGCAGGTGACCACGGGTATGGAATTGAAGTTCGCGCTTCGGATGTGA
- a CDS encoding Rieske 2Fe-2S domain-containing protein — translation MDGFQQVARVEEIPPGHSKVVMVKERPIALFNVEGTLYAIYNECPHEGGPLGEGRLKGCVVSCPWHDLAFDVRNGRATDGGGYCVGSYEVCVRGQDVFVGGRRKG, via the coding sequence ATGGACGGGTTTCAGCAGGTCGCGCGGGTGGAGGAGATTCCGCCGGGCCACTCCAAGGTCGTCATGGTGAAGGAGAGGCCGATCGCCCTCTTCAACGTCGAGGGCACGTTGTACGCGATTTACAACGAGTGTCCGCACGAGGGGGGGCCGCTGGGCGAGGGTCGGCTGAAGGGCTGCGTCGTGTCCTGTCCCTGGCACGACTTGGCGTTCGACGTTCGGAACGGACGGGCAACTGACGGAGGCGGATACTGCGTGGGGAGTTACGAGGTGTGCGTGCGGGGGCAGGACGTGTTCGTCGGAGGGCGGCGCAAGGGCTGA